The Montipora capricornis isolate CH-2021 chromosome 1, ASM3666992v2, whole genome shotgun sequence genome contains a region encoding:
- the LOC138060069 gene encoding uncharacterized protein: MEIDRKPDTYVKTVLTFGDKPAPAMAQIALRKTAAEGENHSPSAAKTLKENSYMDDILDSVQTVSEARQLTTEIDEVLAKGGFSIKEWQSNRDLKDTGDKQNEEVNVPNGPGEDKVLGIVWNSTEDSFKFKVKSETIDSLNSSVWTKRSILSQIARIYDPVGFAAAFLIRAKIGFQELWQQGYEWDQDLPSAVQEKWLSLFKERKELNEVSFPRSLSPPEPADSQPTLCVFADASQDAFGACAYIRWAVKKDNFDI, translated from the coding sequence ATGGAGATAGATCGAAAGCCTGACACCTACGTGAAGACCGTTTTGACGTTTGGTGACAAACCAGCGCCAGCTATGGCACagatagccttgagaaaaacagcAGCAGAAGGAGAAAATCACAGTCCGAGTGCAGCAAAgacactgaaagaaaacagCTACATGGATGACATTCTGGACTCAGTGCAAACTGTGTCAGAAGCCCGGCAGCTGACGACGGAAATTGATGAGGTGTTAGCCAAGGGTGGTTTTAGCATTAAAGAATGGCAATCAAATAGAGATTTAAAGGACACTGGCGATAAACAGAATGAAGAAGTGAACGTTCCTAATGGACCAGGAGAAGATAAGGTCTTAGGCATTGTGTGGAACTCTACCGAAGATTCctttaagttcaaagtgaaatcTGAAACCATAGACTCCCTGAACTCAAGTGTATGGACTAAGAGAAGTATCCTCAGTCAAATAGCAAGAATTTATGACCCTGTTGGTTTCGCAGCAGCTTTTCTGATACGAGCTAAGATTGGCTTTCAAGAGCTATGGCAGCAAGGATATGAGTGGGACCAAGACCTCCCTTCAGCAGTGCAAGAGAAGTGGCTCAGTCTtttcaaggaaaggaaagagCTTAATGAAGTTTCCTTTCCAAGAAGCTTATCCCCACCGGAACCTGCAGATTCCCAACCGACACTTTGTGTCTTTGCAGACGCATCTCAAGACGCATTTGGCGCATGTGCTTACATCAGATGGGCAGTAAAGAAGGATAACTTTGACATCTGA